The Elgaria multicarinata webbii isolate HBS135686 ecotype San Diego chromosome 1, rElgMul1.1.pri, whole genome shotgun sequence genome has a window encoding:
- the LOC134398691 gene encoding cytochrome c oxidase assembly protein COX18, mitochondrial encodes MAPRALSGLLAVSSAARGLRSTGRLLLRCGGARALSAPAPAGAGGGAPGDPSWGWYEALSSSAPVAWMESGLVAMQAASGLPWWAAVLAASAVFRTGLTLPLAAQQSRVLAKLENLQPEIQSLAKHLRYEVSVCAKQQGWSEKLASFYFKKNLKRIVSELYVRDNCHPFKASLLIWIQIPVWVFVSIALRNLSIGRGASEGLFIQEQLSTGGILWFKDLTVPDSTWILPIALGILNLLIVEIFALRKTELSKFQKYATNFFRGVSVLMIPIAATVPSSMALYWMSSSFMGLSHNLLLRSPSFRRLCRIPRTKSDSDTPYRDIVTTFYAKYFLK; translated from the exons atggcgccccgcgcccttTCCGGCCTCCTGGCCGTTTCCTCAGCCGCGCGCGGGCTGCGCAGCACTGGCCGCCTCCTGCTGCGCTGCGGCGGAGCTCGCGCCCTGAGCGCGCCCGCGCCCGCTGGGGCCGGTGGAGGCGCCCCCGGAGACCCCTCCTGGGGCTGGTATGAGGCGCTGTCTTCGTCGGCGCCCGTCGCGTGGATGGAGTCGGGCTTGGTGGCGATGCAGGCCGCGTCGGGGCTGCCCTGGTGGGCCGCCGTGTTGGCCGCCAGCGCCGTCTTCCGCACCGGCCTCACCCTGCCTCTCGCCGCCCAGCAGAGCCGCGTCCTTGCCAAG TTGGAAAACCTGCAGCCTGAAATTCAAAGCCTAGCCAAGCATCTTCGCTATGAAGTTTCTGTTTGTGCAAAACAACAGGGTTGGTCTGAAAAGTTAGCCAG TTTCTATTTCAAGAAAAATCTGAAAAGGATTGTGTCAGAGCTCTACGTTCGAGACAATTGCCACCCTTTCAAAGCCAGCCTGCTCATATGGATACAGATTCCAGTGTGGGTCTTTGTTTCTATAGCTTTGCGTAACCTCAGTATTGGTAGAGGAGCTTCTGAAG GGCTTTTCATTCAGGAACAGCTTTCCACAGGAGGTATACTCTGGTTTAAAGACCTCACTGTACCTGACTCAACTTGGATTTTGCCGATCGCTCTTGGAATTCTTAAtcttctgatagtggag ATTTTTGCTTTGCGAAAAACCGAACTGTCTAAGTTTCAGAAGTATGCCACTAACTTCTTCCGAGGAGTGTCTGTACTCATGATCCCAATTGCTGCCACTGTACCTTCA TCTATGGCTTTATACTGGATGTCTTCAAGCTTCATGGGTCTTTCGCACAACCTTCTCCTACGCTCTCCTAGTTTCCGTAGACTCTGCCGCATACCTCGGACCAAGTCTGATTCAGACACTCCTTACAGAGACATTGTTACTACATTCTATGCGAAATATTTCTTGAAGTGA